In Oreochromis aureus strain Israel breed Guangdong linkage group 17, ZZ_aureus, whole genome shotgun sequence, the genomic stretch ATGAGAGCTTGGCACTAAGTTATGCATTCAAAagctgccttctgaatagggaAATCACTCTTGTACAGTTTCACAAAAGCAATATTCTGCTTTTCATTCATTCCACACTTTGAAATGCATTACCACACTGACTTTGATAAAAGGAAATTATAATACACGCAatgtatataaacacacacaagtagGCAAAATCTTTTTTGGGTGGATCTCACATGTGAGCTCTTCAAAAAGCACTGAATCCAGCGTAATGCCACCAACTACAGCCCTAAACATAAATATTCGATTGGCTTTCTTAATATTCGTTGTTTCACAAAGGCTTTCTGATTCTACAACGGACTGTATTAATCCTCCAGTTATGTTTTCTGTGTGCAATACTATACAAAATTTCAAAGCCGTAAAacatcaaaacacacaaaagttaAACACTAGCTTTCTTCCACCTTCTCAGGCAAATTTAAAACTGACATCAACAATGTGCACATCCCAAATTAGAACTTGGGCCCATGAGAATCTTACAAGGTAAATGTCTAATAGGGCTAAATAAGTTATTGCTGCTCTTTATGCAAGCAGATAAGGATATTAAAGTACTAATTAAATTGGTTTCGCATGAGAGCAGAAGTGCCTGAGTTTGGGGAGCAACTATTAACTACACACTGCCACTAGAATGCTTCCACACAGTATCCAACATGGGTATTATATGTTTATATAGGCCTTTTCATGACTACCAAAGtgcaaatgattaaaaacagtgCCTAAGACTAACATAACCTTGGACCTCAGCAATATAACAAGAGTAGGATGATGCTTTCTATGCTATGGCAGTTTTCAtagaaaatcaaacaaaacaatCCAACCCTGCTTTGCAGACTTAAACATTTTTGTCTTATCTGCTTTTCATTCATGGGTCTTACCTGCCAGGACACAGCCCCGAGTATCACTGTTGACAACAAACTAAAGAACACCAGTCGCTCTGAGATGAGGCAGAAATGTCGGATGCCTCGGGAGGCCATGACCTGGTCCAGACTCCGGCTACTCGACCGCTGGGCGCGCCAAGCCTTCTGACAGTCACTCAGCTTAGTGTGAAAGCCCCAGATCGTGATAAGCAAAATGATGTGGCAGATGGACCAGAAAAGACCAAACAGACAGAAACCTGGGATGACCAGATACCACAGGTCCAAGTAACCAAGCTatgaaagacaaaacaaaagtttaaatacaaaaaataatagaaaaaaaaccctcaataTTTTTAATATAGCTGTAAGTGTACCTTTAAAGCAGCAAGGACAAAGAAGGCTATCTCAGTCAGACTCAAAGGAAACAAGGACAGCTTCCTCCACACCTTCCCCATGGAGAGCACTGGCATCCAGCGCTCCGTGGGGCCTAACCCACTGAAGTACACATCCAACACAGGCTCACAGAGCAGCCTGCCCAGGTAGCAGCCTAAGGCATAAGGGTTGGCATTAATGCCTAAGGCCTGGAAAAACACAAGAGAAGTAACCAAGGCAAAACTGATCAAATTGGCCAAAGCTAGGAGGGATTTCATCCTCAAGTCCACAATGAGAGCACCGAGGGCCACTACCAAGCCTATTATGGCCACTGACTTGTGAAGAAGCATGGTAGTGCTTGCAATACCAAATCCTAGAAGCTCCAGTAACTCTACTGATGTTAGCAAGGTGGATTTGTAGCAGATGGAGCTGCATATTCGCTCAGTTAGGGCCCATACTGCTTTCATAACTACACTGGCTAGGAGGAGATAGTTTGCGACCAGTTCTTTGACATTTGAATCCAAGGCGGGGCTGTTGAGGAAGCACAAAAGTCCAAGGAGAAAGCCGAACCACAAATGGAACAAGCTCAGGCTGGCGTTTTCCATAGCAAAGTAGTAATGGAGGATACTGGCAATTCCCAGGACAAAGAGGCCCAGGATGAAGATAACCAGAATCATGGGTTCATTTGTCACCTCCCAGCGTACGTACATGCCAACACAGACTGCCACAAGGAGATTGAAGCTGGACAGGTAACCCAGACAACGCACTGATGTAAACACGTCCGCCTGCTTAGGTGCACTGACTGtcagctcctcttcctcttcctcccgtGCCATGGCTGACGTGGATGTTCTTATTTAAAAGCAGTTTAACAATCAAATAATGAATTTCCTCCAGCCACCTTCTTTAGTCTCCCACAGAGGTTTGCCACATGGAGGACGGTGCCTCTTGATGACTTTCAGCAAAAATCAACCCctgtgtgggaaaaaaaaagaaagtgagtGCATTATACGGTACACTAGTCATATAGTCCAAACTTATGTACAAAAGGCAGGCACTTTAGTGTTTCCCCATGCAGAGACTATCTGGGCGGCGCGCCCCGGCATATTAGCtgcacaataaatattttagcgactaatttttgcaattttttaatttatttttacatcaaTGACTTTAACACCATTTACAATTTCCAGTTGACAATCACTGCTAACCAGCTAACCCAGGCCCCTACATTCCCCAACGGCTTGCTTGTTCCACACTCTGGTGAAATCAGTCCTTCCTCTGCTTTTCCCCTGTGATCCGGAGAGGCACTCTAACCAGAACCTGCAGCACTGAAGAAGTTATGTGTAAGACTTGTAAGGGATGTAAAGTAGGACTAGAACTAATGTCACCAGCTACAGTACATGACAGCAGTCCCTCACCTGCCCCAGAGTCTGTGGGAAAGACTGCACTTTAAATGTATACAAATCTTAATCATTAGTCAGGACTATCAGGGAGACAGGCAGGCAGCAAGAATTATCAAACCATTACTGATCTGTGGTCTGATACACAGCTGTCCAGAATTAAATCTAGAAGACCTATGCAACTTAACTTCAATTCCAATGGTCAGAATGACTGCAGAAACATTCTTGATAAAATCCCATTAATACTGTTTACTCGTATTATATTTCGATCACTACCTTCGATCTTTGCTGTTGTGCAATTCTCTCACAGTTGTCAATTCTGGATTCTTTGACTTCCATGTGTCTCTCTTATAAATCCTTTGGAGTCATAAATAAACATCTTCAGTAACATCGAGGAACAACAGCGTTAATATCAAATAAACGGAGTCTGTTTTGTACAG encodes the following:
- the tmem168a gene encoding transmembrane protein 168-A, which encodes MAREEEEEELTVSAPKQADVFTSVRCLGYLSSFNLLVAVCVGMYVRWEVTNEPMILVIFILGLFVLGIASILHYYFAMENASLSLFHLWFGFLLGLLCFLNSPALDSNVKELVANYLLLASVVMKAVWALTERICSSICYKSTLLTSVELLELLGFGIASTTMLLHKSVAIIGLVVALGALIVDLRMKSLLALANLISFALVTSLVFFQALGINANPYALGCYLGRLLCEPVLDVYFSGLGPTERWMPVLSMGKVWRKLSLFPLSLTEIAFFVLAALKLGYLDLWYLVIPGFCLFGLFWSICHIILLITIWGFHTKLSDCQKAWRAQRSSSRSLDQVMASRGIRHFCLISERLVFFSLLSTVILGAVSWQPSNGLFLSALLVVLPLESLAHGLFHELGGCLGGTCVGYALVVPTTYRSAGGQPTLLPPEQVEQLNLRSTGMLNNIQRLFSHHMIQTFGCDYSTSGVTLEAVLTKLRNFLELRTADGPRHDTYLIFYSGHTHKGSGSWALSGGESFHLAHLLELWKEKNAGHCSRLIVVLDTEYSLPWVKEVRRVEGIYIAVQGSELSVTMVDPEAGDIPLLGEFTSEWVEFNCNPASDTQWSEKGRTVRAVYGVSKRWSDYTLHLPTGSDVAKHWKTHFPKATYPMVHLSNWCCGLNLFWLCSTCLRCFRRCKLAWFPPAVLDTGQGIKLVHS